GAGGCGCTCGGCGATCTGCCCCTCCGCCTCGCTCCCCCGCAGGCGCAGGCGCGACTCGAGGGTGGCGTAATCGGGCGGGAGGATGAACACGCACACGCACGGGATGCCGCTCTCGCGGACCTGGCGCGCTCCCTGGACGTCGATGTCGAGGAGCAGGTCCCGCCCCGACTCGAGCTCGCGTCGGGTCGCCTCCCGGCCGGTCCCGTAGCGGTGCGAGAACACGCGCGCCCATTCGAGGAAGTCGCCGGCGGCGATCCTGCGGTCGAACGCGGCGTCGTCGACGAAGTGGTACTCGCGCCCGTCCTCCTCGCCCTCGCGGCGGGGCCGCGTGGTGTAGGAGACGGAGAACGCGATCCCCGGCACCTCCTCGAGCAGCCGCCGGGCGAGGCTCGACTTTCCCGTCCCGGAGGGGGCGGAGACGACGAAGAGGATTCCGGGAGCAGCCGCCATCGCCGTCACTCCAGGTTCTGGATCTGTTCGCGGACCTTCTCGCTCTCGGCCTTCAGATCGAGCGCGCGACGCGACAGCTCGAGGTCGGAAGACTTGCTGCAGATCGTGTTCGTTTCCCGGTGGATCTCCTGCAGGAGGAAGTCCAGGCGCTTGCCGACCGGCTCGTCGACGCCCTCGCCGAGCAGGGCGCGCAGCTGCTCGAGGTGGCCGCGCAGGCGCACCGTCTCCTCGGTGACGTCGGCCCGGTCGGCGAGGAACGCCGCCTCCTGGGCGAGCCGCCCCGGGTCGAGCGACAGGCCCGACGCCAGGGACGCGAGGCGTTCCTCGAGCTTGCGTCGCGCGAGAAGCGGCACCTCCCCGGCGCGCTCGAGCACGGTGCCGGTGAGCGCGAGCATCCGCTCCGCGCGGGCGACGAGATCGACGCGAAGCGACTCGCCTTCGCGCCGACGGTCGGCGTCGTGGGCTTCGAGGGCCCGCTCGAGCACGTCGTCGAGCTCGGGCGCGGACGCGGCGTCGAGCACGTCCCGGTCGGACACGACGCGCAGGACGCCGGGGACGCGAAGGGCCGACGCGAGGTCGAGCGTCCCCGCGACGCCGAACTCCTCGTGCATCGCCGTCGCCACCGCGACCACGCCCGCGAGAACCTCGCGGTCGAGGGCGACCGGAGCGGAGGCCCCCGGCGCGCGCTCCACCCGCAGCGCAACCTCGACGCGACCCCGCTTGACTCGGGCGAGGACGCGGCGCCGCACCTCGGGTTCCCACCCGGACAGCGCCTCCGGCAGGCGCAGGCGCAGGTCGGCGAAGCGGTTGTTGACGCTTCGCACCTCGACCGTCACCCGGGCCCCGGGGAGGTCGGCCGTTGCCTGGCCGTAGCCGGTCATGGATCGGATCATGGGGTTGCGCAAAGCCGGAATGGGAGCACAAGGACGGCGGAAAGTCAATTTCCTCCGCGACTTAGCTCATCCAGGACCGCCTGCGCGGCCCGATCGAACGCCCCTTCGCCGCACAACTGCGCGCGCAACTCGCCGAGGGCGTCCCGGACGCGGCGGGCCGCCTCGTCGTCTTCGATCCACGAAGCGATCGTCCCGGCGACGGCTTCGGGGGTGAACGCCTCCTGGACGAGCTCCGGGAAGATCCTCCGGCCGGCGACGAGATTCGGAAGGGCAATGTGCGGAACCTGCACCAGCCGCCGCGCCAGCAGGTACGAAAGCGCCTGCATCCGATACACGACGACCGTGGGGAGGCCCGCGAGGGCCGCGTCCAGGGTGGCGGTCCCGGAGGCGACCGCCCCGGCGGCGCACAGGTGCAGGACCCCCGGGTAGTCCCCGGCGTGCACGAGCACGCCCGGCAGGCGCGACGCGGCGACGATCTCCTCGAGCAGTCCCGCGGGCAGCGTTCGCGCCTGCGGGACGACGAAGCTCGCGGAGGGGATCCGCCTCCGCAGCAGCCGGGCGGCCTCCAGGAGGATCGGCAGGTGTCGGGTCACCTCCCCGCGCCGGCTCCCCGGGAGCAACGCGACCACGGGCCCCTGGTCGGGGAGCCCGATCCCGCGGCGGAGGGAAGCCGTGTCGCGCGGGATCCCTCCCGCCGCGGCCGGGTGCCCGACGAAGGTCACCGGCACCCCTTCCGACGCGTAGAACGCGCTCTCGAACGGGAAGAGGACGAGCATCCGGCGGACGATCGAACGGATCGTGCGCACGCGGCCGCGCCGCCAGGCCCAGACCTGCGGGCTCACGTAGTAGACGACGGGGATCCCGCGCGCGTGGGCCCGTGCGGCGAGCCTCAGGTTGAAGTCCGGAAAGTCCACGGGGACCACGAGCTCGGGGCGCTCGTCGTCGAGCAGCGTTTCGAGGCTCGCCATCGCGCGCCGGATCGCGGGCAGGTGCCGGATCACCTCCACGAAGCCGACGACGGCGACTTCAGAGGCGTGCTGGACGAGCCGCACGCCGGAAGCCGCCATCTCGTCGCCGCCCATCCCGACGAGCTCGACATCGGGGCGCCGCTCGCGCAGGGCGCGGGCGAGGCCGGCGCCCAGCCGGTCGCCGGAGGCCTCGCCCGCCGAGATCACGATGCGCGGCGGGCGGCTCACGTCGTCTCGACAGGCGGTCGCGCCGGCTCGAGGGGAAGCCCGGTCGCGCGGTCGGCGTCGTCGGTGATGCGGTCGAGCGCGTCCTCGAGGGCGAGCCGATAACGCTCCTCCGCGTCGGCCGTCGCCTCGCGCGGCACGAAGATCGGCTCCCCGTAGAGGAACAGGCCGCGCGTGAACGGGCGCGGGAGCAGCGTGCCGTCCC
The genomic region above belongs to Candidatus Polarisedimenticolaceae bacterium and contains:
- a CDS encoding YicC/YloC family endoribonuclease; the protein is MTGYGQATADLPGARVTVEVRSVNNRFADLRLRLPEALSGWEPEVRRRVLARVKRGRVEVALRVERAPGASAPVALDREVLAGVVAVATAMHEEFGVAGTLDLASALRVPGVLRVVSDRDVLDAASAPELDDVLERALEAHDADRRREGESLRVDLVARAERMLALTGTVLERAGEVPLLARRKLEERLASLASGLSLDPGRLAQEAAFLADRADVTEETVRLRGHLEQLRALLGEGVDEPVGKRLDFLLQEIHRETNTICSKSSDLELSRRALDLKAESEKVREQIQNLE
- the lpxB gene encoding lipid-A-disaccharide synthase, whose amino-acid sequence is MSRPPRIVISAGEASGDRLGAGLARALRERRPDVELVGMGGDEMAASGVRLVQHASEVAVVGFVEVIRHLPAIRRAMASLETLLDDERPELVVPVDFPDFNLRLAARAHARGIPVVYYVSPQVWAWRRGRVRTIRSIVRRMLVLFPFESAFYASEGVPVTFVGHPAAAGGIPRDTASLRRGIGLPDQGPVVALLPGSRRGEVTRHLPILLEAARLLRRRIPSASFVVPQARTLPAGLLEEIVAASRLPGVLVHAGDYPGVLHLCAAGAVASGTATLDAALAGLPTVVVYRMQALSYLLARRLVQVPHIALPNLVAGRRIFPELVQEAFTPEAVAGTIASWIEDDEAARRVRDALGELRAQLCGEGAFDRAAQAVLDELSRGGN
- the gmk gene encoding guanylate kinase; translation: MAAAPGILFVVSAPSGTGKSSLARRLLEEVPGIAFSVSYTTRPRREGEEDGREYHFVDDAAFDRRIAAGDFLEWARVFSHRYGTGREATRRELESGRDLLLDIDVQGARQVRESGIPCVCVFILPPDYATLESRLRLRGSEAEGQIAERL